A single window of Candidatus Methylomirabilota bacterium DNA harbors:
- a CDS encoding amidohydrolase family protein → MDMLVRGRYVITDPAAGDAGVLDDAAVLVSGSRIATVGGFTALRRRHPRARVVGSGRQLLMPGLVDAHSHGRGLSPIQKGVLNDYLENNLLDWAFMAVFDPELTAGLTAWRHIRSGCTTVHHMGFDTEGPQARGRCEKAIRTYLGAGIRLAFAPGVRNVDKLVLDAAAFLDTLPPDLAAFARPLVAVDSKRMEEEYFALFAHLHGRYASEDTRVLLSPSWAQACTESFLLRARETADRLGKVPIHMHCVQTPIQRAFSFRKYGKSAVAWLDELGLVDENLALGHAIWVSEDDIDRLASRRASITSHPSCNLGMRNGLAPIYAMHRRGVNVAMGLDDKTINDDEDAVMELRMLHKLHRVPDYDLRTPALSAYDVLRMGTVNGARALGFGGQVGALQPGMKADMILVDLDRVLRDPWLDEDLPIAEAFIHRAMGQDVRTAIVGGRVVMEDGRMTTLDVDALYREIRKAGARGIPPRQRRHAEMLQRLKPHYQAWYNAWLAPEDGEPFYVLNRRR, encoded by the coding sequence ATGGACATGCTGGTGCGTGGACGATACGTCATCACGGACCCTGCCGCCGGTGACGCGGGCGTGCTCGATGACGCCGCGGTGCTGGTCTCGGGCTCCCGCATCGCCACGGTCGGCGGCTTCACCGCGCTGCGCCGGCGGCATCCACGCGCGCGGGTCGTGGGCAGCGGCCGGCAGCTGCTCATGCCGGGCCTGGTCGACGCCCACAGCCACGGCCGCGGGCTGAGCCCGATCCAGAAAGGCGTGCTCAACGACTACCTGGAGAACAACCTGCTCGACTGGGCCTTCATGGCCGTCTTCGACCCGGAGCTGACGGCGGGCCTGACCGCCTGGCGCCACATCCGGAGCGGCTGCACGACCGTCCACCACATGGGGTTCGACACGGAGGGTCCGCAGGCGCGCGGCCGGTGCGAGAAGGCCATCCGCACCTACCTGGGCGCCGGGATCCGCCTCGCCTTCGCGCCCGGCGTCCGCAACGTGGACAAGCTGGTGCTGGACGCCGCGGCGTTCCTCGACACCCTGCCGCCGGACCTCGCGGCCTTCGCCCGCCCGCTGGTGGCCGTCGACTCCAAGCGGATGGAGGAGGAGTACTTCGCGCTGTTCGCGCACCTGCACGGGCGCTACGCGTCCGAGGACACGCGCGTGCTGCTCTCCCCGAGCTGGGCCCAGGCGTGCACCGAGTCGTTCCTGCTCCGCGCCAGGGAGACGGCGGATCGGCTGGGCAAGGTGCCCATCCATATGCACTGCGTGCAGACGCCGATCCAGCGCGCGTTTTCGTTCCGGAAGTACGGCAAGAGCGCGGTCGCGTGGCTGGACGAGCTGGGCCTCGTGGACGAGAACCTCGCGCTCGGCCACGCCATCTGGGTGAGCGAGGACGACATCGACCGGCTCGCGAGCCGCCGGGCCTCGATCACGAGCCATCCCAGCTGCAATCTCGGCATGCGCAACGGGCTGGCTCCGATCTACGCGATGCACCGGCGCGGCGTCAACGTGGCGATGGGCCTGGACGACAAGACGATCAACGACGACGAGGATGCGGTGATGGAGCTGCGCATGCTGCACAAGCTCCACCGGGTTCCCGACTACGACCTGCGCACTCCGGCGCTCAGCGCCTACGACGTGCTGCGCATGGGCACCGTCAACGGAGCGCGGGCCCTGGGATTCGGCGGGCAGGTCGGCGCGCTTCAGCCGGGGATGAAGGCGGACATGATCCTCGTCGACCTCGATCGGGTCCTGCGCGACCCGTGGCTCGACGAGGACCTGCCCATCGCGGAGGCGTTCATCCACCGGGCGATGGGCCAGGACGTGCGCACCGCCATCGTCGGCGGGCGGGTGGTGATGGAGGACGGGCGGATGACGACGCTCGACGTCGACGCGCTCTATCGCGAGATCCGCAAGGCGGGCGCGCGGGGCATCCCGCCCCGGCAGCGCCGCCACGCCGAGATGCTCCAGCGTCTCAAGCCGCACTACCAGGCGTGGTACAACGCCTGGCTCGCGCCGGAGGACGGCGAGCCGTTCTACGTGCTGAACCGACGCCGGTGA